In the genome of Hyphomonas sp. Mor2, one region contains:
- a CDS encoding alpha/beta hydrolase yields MQKLVKTKVGDIAVNVSGSGPVILCVHGWPENSWSWRHQMEHFSKQGYTVAAMDVRGYGDSAKPKDISAYTLKELAGDVAAVIDALSDEPIILFGHDWGAPITYTTALVYPEKVRAVAGMSVPYTPGGEVGLLDIMRAVYAGRFFYMLYFQEEGVVEKEVSADPMAALRKIYYWISGDADASGLTMEKPADAGLLDGLTDPDPLPSWLSNEDLQITVDAFEKGGYHGAFHRYRALDLDHEQLVEYRGKTLTMPTCFIGGARDPVRRFVPGVDAFATAGMACDDFRGVTIVDGAGHWVQQEKPVETNAALDAFLSSL; encoded by the coding sequence ATGCAGAAACTTGTCAAAACCAAGGTAGGCGACATTGCCGTGAATGTATCCGGGTCCGGGCCCGTCATCCTTTGCGTGCATGGCTGGCCGGAGAATTCCTGGTCGTGGCGGCATCAAATGGAGCATTTCTCGAAGCAGGGCTACACGGTCGCGGCGATGGATGTCCGCGGATATGGCGACAGCGCCAAGCCGAAGGACATTTCTGCCTACACGCTCAAAGAGCTGGCTGGCGACGTGGCGGCGGTCATTGATGCGCTCAGCGATGAGCCGATCATCCTGTTCGGACATGATTGGGGCGCGCCGATCACTTATACGACCGCGCTGGTCTATCCCGAAAAGGTCCGCGCGGTCGCCGGCATGAGCGTGCCTTATACGCCAGGAGGAGAGGTCGGCCTGCTCGACATTATGCGCGCCGTCTATGCCGGGCGCTTTTTCTACATGCTCTACTTTCAGGAGGAGGGCGTTGTCGAAAAGGAAGTGTCAGCGGATCCGATGGCGGCGCTGCGCAAGATCTATTACTGGATTTCAGGCGATGCGGACGCGTCCGGCTTAACCATGGAGAAGCCCGCAGACGCAGGGCTGCTGGACGGATTAACCGATCCGGATCCTTTACCATCCTGGCTGTCCAATGAAGACCTTCAAATCACCGTCGATGCGTTCGAAAAGGGCGGATACCATGGTGCGTTCCATCGCTATCGCGCGCTCGATCTCGATCATGAGCAGCTGGTCGAATATCGCGGCAAGACCTTGACGATGCCGACCTGTTTCATTGGCGGCGCGCGTGATCCGGTTCGCCGCTTCGTTCCAGGCGTCGACGCGTTCGCGACCGCGGGAATGGCCTGCGACGACTTTCGCGGCGTAACGATAGTCGACGGCGCGGGGCACTGGGTGCAGCAAGAGAAACCGGTGGAAACCAATGCCGCGCTGGACGCGTTTCTGAGCAGTCTTTGA
- a CDS encoding ferric reductase-like transmembrane domain-containing protein, which yields MLNLLSHRFVIWTLLAGPVFALAYHQKFNHPYPGNFFYWTGALSGIFAISSLAITPITRTFKTMPGRNWLIRQRRYLGLAAFGYVAAHTAWWVYKAPLERILTSFWDPVLAIAWISLILYAALAITSNEWSVRKMGPNWKKLQTWTYLATFLGLLHWFWAMRFPMDDTVLYGGLFVLLMAYRLFQWRVTTRNV from the coding sequence GTGCTGAATCTGTTATCTCATAGGTTTGTGATCTGGACCCTATTGGCCGGACCCGTCTTTGCACTGGCGTACCATCAGAAGTTCAATCATCCTTATCCAGGCAACTTCTTCTACTGGACCGGCGCCTTGAGCGGCATTTTCGCGATTTCCAGTCTGGCCATCACGCCGATCACACGCACATTCAAGACAATGCCGGGGCGAAACTGGCTCATTCGCCAGCGCCGTTATCTCGGTTTGGCGGCGTTTGGCTATGTCGCGGCGCACACGGCCTGGTGGGTCTACAAGGCGCCTCTCGAGCGCATCCTCACTAGTTTCTGGGATCCGGTCTTAGCCATCGCATGGATCAGTCTGATCCTCTATGCCGCGCTGGCGATCACGTCGAACGAATGGAGCGTTCGAAAAATGGGTCCCAACTGGAAGAAGCTCCAGACCTGGACCTATTTGGCCACGTTTCTCGGACTCCTGCACTGGTTCTGGGCGATGAGGTTCCCGATGGATGACACCGTGCTGTATGGCGGGCTGTTCGTTTTGCTGAT